The following DNA comes from Acidimicrobiales bacterium.
TGCTCGTGGCCACCGACATCGCCGCCCGCGGCATCCACGTCGACGACATCGGCATCGTCGTCCACGTCGACCCGCCGGCCGAGCACAAGGCGTTCCTGCACCGCTCGGGGCGCACGGCCAGGGCGGGAGCCGACGGCACCGTCGTCACGCTCGTCACCCCGGAGCAACGGGGCGACGTGCACGCCATCGCCCGCAAGGCGGGCATCCGGCCGGCGACGGCCACCGTCACCCCCGGCGACGCGCGCATCACCGCCATCGTCGGCCCGACGGCACCGCTCGTGCGGGCGCGGCCCCAGGTCGCGGACCGGCCGGCGCCCGTCTCGCGTCCTCGGCGCAGCCGTCCCCGCCGATCGGTGGCGTAACCCGCCACCGGTCTCCGTGCCGGGCGCGGGCGATCCGCGGCGCCCTGCGTTGTGCCCGGCGAACGGCCCCGTCCTACACTTCCGCGGTCGTGTCGGCGCCCACGGACCAACGCCAGCTGGCTGCCGCGTTCGCCGAGATCTCGCGCGCCCTGCTGGCCGAGCCCGATGTCCAGCGGACGCTGGCCCGGATCTGCGAGGTCGCGGTGCCCACGGTGGACGGCTGCGACCACGCCGTGGTCACCGTGCTCGCCCACCGTCGGCTCTCGACGCCGACGGCGAGCGACGTGACCGGCGGCACCGTCGACGCCATCCAGTTCGAGGTGGGCGAGGGCCCCTCCCTCGAGGCGATCCGCGAACAGCAGACGATCGTCGCCGACGACCTCGCCACCGACCCGCGCTGGCCACGGTTCTCCCGCCGCGCCGTCGAGGCCACCGGGGTGCGCAGCATGGTCGCCTTCCGCATGTTCGTCGCCGACCACACCATGGGGTCGCT
Coding sequences within:
- a CDS encoding GAF and ANTAR domain-containing protein, coding for MSAPTDQRQLAAAFAEISRALLAEPDVQRTLARICEVAVPTVDGCDHAVVTVLAHRRLSTPTASDVTGGTVDAIQFEVGEGPSLEAIREQQTIVADDLATDPRWPRFSRRAVEATGVRSMVAFRMFVADHTMGSLNLYSREPAAFTEESLAVGAILAAHASVALRAAETKESLARLREVMEARELIGQARGILMGRQGISSQAAMEILCRGADRLKLELREMARRVVEGEEDKGQKR